A region of Arabidopsis thaliana chromosome 5, partial sequence DNA encodes the following proteins:
- a CDS encoding WPP domain associated protein (unknown protein; FUNCTIONS IN: molecular_function unknown; INVOLVED IN: biological_process unknown; LOCATED IN: cellular_component unknown; EXPRESSED IN: flower; EXPRESSED DURING: 4 anthesis.), which yields MKDIMKEVEGKVKFSMADSTMMLLVQQAMDKAHEKIKTKHGLLLRLNAISIFYELAVIQLESCLSFVGQETDKLESNHEEVVRDLREIKDRLHHRLLETEIAILEKDRQLLEMSENQESLRNVLESKETELVHLQDLERKRFHSKIGDFIKEDEFSELKSSVDQQVMNLRQKLETEYDELRGETEDPSAVDIDVLKGTMDLAFNKMHHAIFLSELGPIEQSWRWSIERDSMALLIKGFMNGLEEKMEKVMIVVKDYESGFKDRVGSIRRELECLESQSDQIIVHRSSSPRSCVATAATISSSSSIDNEIGDDKEAKEDREEEQDSSNFPVSKLIKSHESIIRRKSEELAPPKIESIKRQKSCNGSSSKRAIDDIVSGLDSLMSLNTKLFEHLFDDDDGDRHEHHPEVVMDDNLDDVWMKMQKNNSVFSDNAIEEKEDTEIRLMILEDTYLTLLKGLKADEITNNRKAEEEEEEIKSEKIESEVKCMDCLENLNREKDYEILLEDEEFRQELSWIIVTELLREVSETVENHEKIEANNKRVIEEEVNRACLEISLLYDDFDFKIQEKLKMVTFR from the coding sequence atgaaagatataaTGAAGGAAGTAGAAGGGAAAGTGAAGTTTTCAATGGCGGATTCGACAATGATGTTACTTGTTCAACAAGCAATGGACAAAGCCCATGAAaagatcaaaaccaaacacgGTCTTCTCCTCCGTCTCAATGCCATATCCATTTTCTACGAGCTCGCTGTGATACAGCTAGAGAGCTGTCTTAGTTTTGTCGGACAAGAGACTGATAAACTAGAGAGTAACCACGAGGAAGTGGTTCGAGATCTGAGAGAGATTAAAGACAGGCTTCACCACCGTCTCTTAGAGACTGAAATAGCGATTCTTGAGAAAGATAGACAGTTGTTAGAGATGTCTGAGAACCAAGAGTCTCTGAGAAACGTGTTGGAGagtaaagaaacagagttggTTCATTTGCAAGATCTTGAGAGGAAGAGATTTCATAGTAAGATTGGGGATTTTATCAAGGAAGATGAGTTTTCTGAGCTGAAGAGCTCTGTTGATCAACAAGTGATGAATCTTAGACAAAAGCTTGAGACAGAGTACGATGAATTGagaggagaaacagaggatccTTCAGCGGTtgatattgatgttttgaaagGGACAATGGATCTTGCTTTCAACAAGATGCATCACGCGATATTCTTGTCGGAATTGGGTCCTATTGAGCAGAGTTGGAGATGGTCtatagagagagattcaaTGGCGTTACTGATAAAAGGTTTCATGAATGGTTTAGaggagaagatggagaaagtaATGATAGTTGTAAAAGATTATGAATCGGGTTTTAAAGATCGGGTTGGTTCGATTCGTAGAGAGTTAGAGTGTTTAGAATCTCAGTCTGATCAGATCATCGTCCATAGGTCATCATCTCCTAGATCATGTGTAGCAACAGCAGCaacaatatcatcatcatcttcaatagATAATGAAATTGGTGATgataaagaagcaaaagaagatagagaagaagaacaagattcAAGCAATTTTCCTGTTTCGAAGTTGATAAAGAGTCATGAATCAATCATTAGGAGGAAAAGCGAAGAGCTTGCTCCTCCTAAGATCGAGTCTATTAAACGACAGAAGAGTTGCAACGGCTCTAGCTCGAAGCGAGCTATTGATGATATCGTTTCAGGTCTTGATAGCTTGATGAGTCTTAACACTAAGTTATTTGAACatttgtttgatgatgatgatggtgatagaCATGAGCATCATCCTGAAGTGGTAATGGATGACAATTTAGATGATGTTTGGATGAAAATGCAGAAGAATAACTCGGTGTTTTCAGACAATGCGatagaggagaaagaagatacAGAGATTAGATTAATGATATTGGAAGATACTTACTTGACTTTGCTCAAAGGTCTAAAAGCAGATGAGATCACAAACAATAGAAAagcggaagaagaagaagaagagatcaagagTGAAAAGATCGAATCCGAGGTTAAATGTATGGATTGTTTAGAGAATTTGAATAGGGAGAAAGATTATGAGATTCttcttgaagatgaagaattcagACAAGAACTAAGTTGGATTATTGTAACAGAGTTGCTAAGAGAAGTTTCAGAGACTGTGGAGAATCATGAAAAGATTGaagcaaataataaaagagTGATTGAGGAAGAAGTAAACAGAGCCTGCTTGGAGATTTCTTTACTCTAcgatgattttgatttcaagaTTCAAGAGAAGTTAAAGATGGTAACTTTCAGGTGA
- the GMII gene encoding golgi alpha-mannosidase II (golgi alpha-mannosidase II (GMII); CONTAINS InterPro DOMAIN/s: Glycoside hydrolase-type carbohydrate-binding (InterPro:IPR011013), Glycoside hydrolase/deacetylase, beta/alpha-barrel (InterPro:IPR011330), Glycoside hydrolase, family 38, central domain (InterPro:IPR015341), Glycoside hydrolase, family 38, core (InterPro:IPR000602), Glycosyl hydrolases 38, C-terminal (InterPro:IPR011682); BEST Arabidopsis thaliana protein match is: Glycosyl hydrolase family 38 protein (TAIR:AT5G66150.1); Has 2033 Blast hits to 1987 proteins in 497 species: Archae - 20; Bacteria - 870; Metazoa - 708; Fungi - 131; Plants - 147; Viruses - 0; Other Eukaryotes - 157 (source: NCBI BLink).), whose protein sequence is MPFSSYIGNSRRSSTGGGTGGWGQSLLPTALSKSKLAINRKPRKRTLVVNFIFANFFVIALTVSLLFFLLTLFHFGVPGPISSRFLTSRSNRIVKPRKNINRRPLNDSNSGAVVDITTKDLYDRIEFLDTDGGPWKQGWRVTYKDDEWEKEKLKIFVVPHSHNDPGWKLTVEEYYQRQSRHILDTIVETLSKDSRRKFIWEEMSYLERWWRDASPNKQEALTKLVKDGQLEIVGGGWVMNDEANSHYFAIIEQIAEGNMWLNDTIGVIPKNSWAIDPFGYSSTMAYLLRRMGFENMLIQRTHYELKKDLAQHKNLEYIWRQSWDAMETTDIFVHMMPFYSYDIPHTCGPEPAICCQFDFARMRGFKYELCPWGKHPVETTLENVQERALKLLDQYRKKSTLYRTNTLLIPLGDDFRYISIDEAEAQFRNYQMLFDHINSNPSLNAEAKFGTLEDYFRTVREEADRVNYSRPGEVGSGQVVGFPSLSGDFFTYADRQQDYWSGYYVSRPFFKAVDRVLEHTLRGAEIMMSFLLGYCHRIQCEKFPTSFTYKLTAARRNLALFQHHDGVTGTAKDYVVQDYGTRMHTSLQDLQIFMSKAIEVLLGIRHEKEKSDQSPSFFEAEQMRSKYDARPVHKPIAAREGNSHTVILFNPSEQTREEVVTVVVNRAEISVLDSNWTCVPSQISPEVQHDDTKLFTGRHRLYWKASIPALGLRTYFIANGNVECEKATPSKLKYASEFDPFPCPPPYSCSKLDNDVTEIRNEHQTLVFDVKNGSLRKIVHRNGSETVVGEEIGMYSSPESGAYLFKPDGEAQPIVQPDGHVVTSEGLLVQEVFSYPKTKWEKSPLSQKTRLYTGGNTLQDQVVEIEYHVELLGNDFDDRELIVRYKTDVDNKKVFYSDLNGFQMSRRETYDKIPLQGNYYPMPSLAFIQGSNGQRFSVHSRQSLGVASLKEGWLEIMLDRRLVRDDGRGLGQGVMDNRAMTVVFHLLAESNISQADPASNTNPRNPSLLSHLIGAHLNYPINTFIAKKPQDISVRVPQYGSFAPLAKPLPCDLHIVNFKVPRPSKYSQQLEEDKPRFALILNRRAWDSAYCHKGRQVNCTSMANEPVNFSDMFKDLAASKVKPTSLNLLQEDMEILGYDDQELPRDSSQPREGRVSISPMEIRAYKLELRPHK, encoded by the exons ATGCCGTTCTCCTCGTATATCGGCAACAGCCGCCGTAGCTCCACCGGCGGAGGAACCGGCGGTTGGGGccaatctcttcttccaacAGCGTTATCAAAGTCAAAACTAGCGATCAATCGAAAACCACGAAAACGAACTCTCGTAGTCAATTTCATCTTCGCCAACTTCTTCGTCATCGCACTCACCGTCTcactcctcttcttcctcctcactCTCTTCCACTTCGGCGTACCAGGACCGATCTCCTCACGATTCCTTACCTCCAGATCCAATCGGATCGTCAAGCCACGGAAGAATATTAATCGCCGACCCTTAAACGATTCCAATTCAGGCGCCGTCGTTGATATCACAACTAAAGATCTATACGATAGGATTGAGTTTCTTGATACAGATGGTGGTCCATGGAAACAAGGTTGGAGAGTTACGTATAAAGACGATGAGtgggagaaagagaagctCAAAATCTTCGTTGTTCCTCATTCTCATAACGATCCTGGTTGGAAATTGACTGTAGAGGAGTATTATCAGAGACAATCCAGACATATTCTTGACACCATTGTTGAGACTTTATCTAAG gattcaagaagaaagtttATATGGGAGGAGATGTCATATCTGGAGAGATGGTGGAGAGACGCTTCACCTAATAAACAAGAAGCTTTGACTAAATTGGTTAAGGATGGGCAGCTAGAGATTGTTGGAGGTGGCTGGGTTATGAATGATGAG GCTAATTCACATTATTTTGCCATAATTGAACAG ATAGCAGAGGGTAATATGTGGCTGAATGACACAATTGGGGTTATTCCTAAGAATTCTTGGGCTATAGATCCCTTTGGCTATTCATCAACCATGGCTTATCTTCTCCGGCGTATGGGTTTTGAAAACATGCTTATTCAAAGGACTCATTACGAGCTCAAGAAAGACCTTGCCCAGCATAAGAATCTTGAATATATTTGGCGTCAGAGCTGGGATGCTATGGAAACCACAGATATCTTTGTTCATATGATGCCGTTTTATTCATACGATATCCCACACACTTGTGGACCAGAGCCTGCAATTTGCTGTCAGTTTGATTTCGCTCGGATGCGGGGATTTAAGTATGAACTTTGTCCATGGGGAAAGCACCCAGTGGAGACCACACTAGAAAATGTGCAGGAGAGGGCATTAAAGCTTCTGGATCAATACAGGAAAAAATCCACTCTATATCGAACTAATACACTTCTTATACCTCTTGGAGATGATTTTAGGTACATTAGTATCGATGAAGCCGAGGCTCAGTTCCGTAACTACCAGATGTTGTTTGATCACATCAACTCTAATCCTAGTCTAAACGCAGAAGCAAAGTTTGGTACTTTGGAGGATTATTTCAGAACAGTCCGAGAAGAAGCAGACAGAGTGAATTATTCTCGTCCTGGTGAGGTTGGCTCTGGTCAGGTTGTTGGTTTCCCTTCTCTGTCAGGTGACTTCTTTACATATGCAGATAGGCAACAAGACTATTGGAGTGGTTATTATGTTTCAAGACCTTTCTTCAAAGCTGTTGATCGTGTGCTCGAGCATACCCTTCGTGGAGCTGAGATCATGATGTCATTTCTGCTAGGTTATTGCCATCGAATTCAATGTGAGAAATTTCCAACAAGTTTTACGTATAAGTTGACTGCTGCAAGAAGAAATCTGGCTCTTTTCCAGCACCATGATGGGGTAACTGGAACTGCTAAGGATTATGTGGTACAAGATTACGGCACCCGGATGCATACTTCATTGCAAGACCTTCAGATCTTTATGTCTAAAGCAATCGAAGTTCTTCTTGGGATCCGCcacgagaaagaaaaatctgatCAATCCCCATCATTTTTCGAGGCAGAGCAAATGAGATCAAAGTATGATGCTCGGCCAGTTCACAAGCCAATTGCTGCCCGGGAAGGAAATTCGCACACAGTTATACTCTTCAATCCATCAGAACAGACGAGAGAGGAGGTGGTGACGGTTGTTGTTAACCGCGCTGAAATCTCGGTTTTGGACTCAAACTGGACTTGTGTCCCTAGCCAAATTTCTCCTGAAGTGCAGCATGACGATACCAAACTATTCACCGGCAGACATCGCCTTTACTGGAAAGCTTCCATCCCAGCTCTTGGTCTGAGAACATATTTCATTGCTAATGGGAATGTCGAGTGTGAGAAAGCTACTCCGTCTAAACTCAAATACGCTTCTGAGTTTGACCCATTTCCTTGTCCTCCTCCATATTCCTGCTCCAAACTGGACAACGACGTTACTGAGATCCGAAATGAACATCAGACTCTTGTGTTTGATGTGAAGAACGGATCACTGCGGAAGATAGTCCATAGAAACGGATCAGAGACTGTTGTGGGAGAAGAGATAGGTATGTACTCTAGTCCAGAGAGTGGAGCTTACCTGTTCAAACCAGATGGTGAAGCTCAGCCAATTGTTCAACCTGATGGACATGTAGTCACCTCTGAGGGTCTGCTGGTTCAAGAAGTCTTCTCTTACCCTAAAACCAAATGGGAGAAATCACCCCTCTCTCAGAAAACTCGTCTTTACACTGGAGGTAATACGCTTCAGGATCAAGTGGTCGAGATAGAATATCATGTTGAGCTTCTTGGTAATGATTTTGATGACCGGGAATTGATTGTCCGGTACAAGACTGATGTTGACAACAAGAAGGTCTTCTATTCAGATCTCAATGGTTTCCAAATGAGCAGGAGAGAAACTTATGATAAGATCCCTCTTCAAGGAAACTACTACCCAATGCCATCTCTCGCATTTATCCAAGGATCCAATGGTCAGAGATTCTCCGTGCACTCTCGTCAATCTCTCGGTGTTGCAAGCCTCAAAGAGGGTTGGTTGGAGATTATGCTGGACAGACGGTTGGTTCGTGATGACGGACGGGGTCTAGGGCAAGGTGTGATGGATAACCGCGCAATGACCGTGGTATTTCACCTTCTTGCGGAATCTAACATTTCTCAAGCAGACCCTGCTTCCAACACTAACCCGAGGAACCCTTCGCTTCTCTCTCACCTCATAGGTGCTCACTTAAACTACCCCATAAACACATTCATTGCCAAGAAACCGCAAGACATATCTGTGCGTGTTCCACAATACGGTTCCTTTGCTCCTTTAGCCAAACCGTTACCATGTGACCTCCACATTGTAAATTTCAAGGTTCCTCGTCCATCCAAATACTCTCAGCAATTGGAAGAAGACAAGCCAAGGTTCGCTCTTATCCTCAATAGACGAGCTTGGGATTCAGCTTATTGCCATAAAGGAAGACAAGTAAACTGCACAAGCATGGCTAATGAACCAGTAAACTTTTCCGACATGTTCAAAGATCTTGCAGCTTCAAAGGTAAAACCAACTTCACTGAATCTCTTGCAAGAAGATATGGAGATTCTTGGGTACGATGACCAAGAGCTACCTCGAGATAGTTCACAGCCACGGGAAGGACGTGTCTCGATCTCTCCCATGGAAATACGAGCTTATAAGCTTGAACTGCGACCTCACAAGTGA
- a CDS encoding seed maturation-like protein (unknown protein; BEST Arabidopsis thaliana protein match is: unknown protein (TAIR:AT2G14910.1); Has 579 Blast hits to 397 proteins in 95 species: Archae - 0; Bacteria - 294; Metazoa - 0; Fungi - 0; Plants - 86; Viruses - 0; Other Eukaryotes - 199 (source: NCBI BLink).), whose translation MAAASARAFFMLSRVTDLSKKKLILHQPPPSSSPHRLPYAPNRAVSSSAVISCLSGGGVSSDDSYVSTRRSKLDRGFAVIANLVNRIQPLDTSVISKGLSDSAKDSMKQTISSMLGLLPSDQFSVSVTISEQPLYRLLISSIITGYTLWNAEYRVSLRRNFDIPIDPRKEEEDQSSKDNVRFGSEKGMSEDLGNCVEEFERLSPQVFGDLSPEALSYIQLLQSELSSMKEELDSQKKKALRIECEKGNRNDLLDYLRSLDPEMVTELSQLSSPEVEEIVNQLVQNVLERLFEDQTTSNFMQNPGIRTTEGGDGTGRKVDTSRDYLAKLLFWCMLLGHHLRGLENRLHLSCVVGLL comes from the exons ATGGCGGCCGCATCAGCACGAGCTTTCTTCATGCTCTCTCGTGTAACTGACCTTTCAAAGAAAAAGCTAATCCTTCACCAACCACCACCGTCGTCATCTCCTCACCGGCTACCTTATGCTCCGAATCGTGCGGTGTCTTCCTCCGCTGTAATCAGCTGTCTCAGCGGTGGTGGTGTTTCCTCCGACGATTCGTATGTATCTACTCGTCGGTCTAAGTTAGATCGAGGTTTCGCTGTGATCGCGAATTTGGTGAATCGGATCCAGCCGCTTGATACGTCTGTTATCTCTAAAGGCTTATCTGATTCAGCTAAGGATTCGATGAAACAGACGATTTCTTCTATGCTTGGTCTTCTTCCTTCCGATCAATTTTCCGTTTCCGTTACTATCTCCGAACAGCCTCTTTATCGTCTCCTTATTTCTTCCATCATCACCGG GTATACATTGTGGAATGCGGAGTATCGTGTATCACTGAGGAGGAATTTTGATATACCGATTGATCCTagaaaggaggaggaggatcaATCTTCGAAAGACAATGTTAGATTTGGTTCAGAGAAGGGAATGAGTGAGGATTTAGGGAATTGTGTTGAGGAATTTGAGAGACTGAGTCCTCAGGTGTTTGGAGACTTGTCACCTGAAGCGTTGAGTTATATTCAGCTTTTGCAGTCTGAGCTATCTTCCATGAAAGAG GAGCTAGAttcacaaaagaagaaagctttgaGGATAGAATGTGAGAAAGGAAACAGGAATGATTTGTTGGATTATTTGCGTTCTTTAGATCCCGAGATG GTGACTGAGTTATCTCAACTGTCTTCACCGGAAGTGGAAGAGATTGTGAACCAGCTTGTCCAAAACGTATTAGAGAGGCTCTTCGAAGACCAGACTACTTCAAATTTCATGCAAAATCCTGGCATAAGGACTACAGAAGGTGGTGATGGAACTGGTAGAAAGGTGGACACATCCAGGGATTACCTTGCAAAGCTCCTTTTCTG GTGCATGCTATTGGGACATCATTTAAGAGGTTTGGAGAATAGATTACATCTCAGCTGTGTTGTTGGGTTGCTGTAA
- a CDS encoding alpha/beta-Hydrolases superfamily protein (alpha/beta-Hydrolases superfamily protein; BEST Arabidopsis thaliana protein match is: alpha/beta-Hydrolases superfamily protein (TAIR:AT5G19290.1); Has 3141 Blast hits to 3138 proteins in 1076 species: Archae - 24; Bacteria - 2044; Metazoa - 145; Fungi - 150; Plants - 435; Viruses - 33; Other Eukaryotes - 310 (source: NCBI BLink).) — MGLHPVSEANASSPFGSLSAAEFYSRHSVTHSSAYVTNPTGLKLFTQWWTPLNRPPLGLIAVVHGFTGESSWFLQLTSVLFAKSGYLTCAIDHQGHGFSDGLTAHIPNINLIVDDCISFFDDFRKRHASSFLPAFLYSESLGGAIALYITLRQKHQWNGLILSGAMCSISHKFKPPWPLQHLLTLAATLIPTWRVVPTRGSIAGVSFKEPWKRKLAYANPNRTVGKPRAATAYELVRVCEDLQNRFEEVEVPLMIVHGRDDVVCDPASVEELYRRCSSRDKTIKIYPGMWHQLIGESEENVDLVFGDVLDWIKTRSEISTIHGGTKA; from the coding sequence ATGGGACTCCATCCAGTCTCAGAGGCCAACGCCTCAAGCCCCTTTGGTTCCCTCTCTGCGGCTGAATTCTACTCCCGCCACTCCGTCACCCACTCCTCCGCTTACGTCACCAACCCCACCGGTCTCAAACTCTTTACCCAATGGTGGACTCCACTCAACCGTCCACCACTCGGCCTCATTGCTGTTGTCCACGGCTTCACCGGCGAATCCAGCTGGTTCCTCCAACTAACATCAGTCCTCTTCGCAAAATCCGGATACCTCACTTGCGCCATCGACCACCAAGGCCACGGCTTCTCAGACGGTTTGACCGCTCACATCCCAAACATCAACCTCATTGTTGACGACTGCATTTCCTTCTTTGACGACTTCCGTAAACGTCACGCTTCCTCCTTTCTCCCGGCCTTCCTCTACTCTGAATCCCTTGGTGGCGCAATCGCTCTGTACATTACTCTCCGCCAGAAACACCAATGGAACGGTCTTATCCTCAGCGGTGCAATGTGCTCCATCAGTCACAAATTTAAACCTCCATGGCCGTTACAACACCTCTTAACCCTAGCTGCTACTCTCATCCCCACCTGGCGCGTCGTCCCAACTCGCGGCTCCATCGCCGGCGTCTCTTTCAAGGAGCCATGGAAACGGAAACTCGCCTATGCTAACCCAAACAGAACCGTCGGTAAACCACGAGCAGCCACGGCCTATGAGCTCGTACGAGTCTGCGAGGATCTTCAAAACAGgtttgaagaagttgaagtCCCGTTGATGATTGTGCACGGTAGAGACGACGTCGTCTGCGATCCAGCCTCCGTCGAAGAGCTTTACCGGAGATGCAGTAGCAGAGACAAGACGATAAAGATTTATCCAGGGATGTGGCATCAGCTGATTGGAGAGTCAGAGGAGAACGTCGACTTGGTGTTCGGTGATGTTTTGGATTGGATTAAGACACGATCTGAAATCTCCACCATTCATGGTGGTACCAAAGCTTAA
- the DEL2 gene encoding DP-E2F-like 2 (DP-E2F-like 2 (DEL2); FUNCTIONS IN: DNA binding, sequence-specific DNA binding transcription factor activity; INVOLVED IN: regulation of transcription, DNA-dependent; LOCATED IN: nucleus; EXPRESSED IN: 13 plant structures; EXPRESSED DURING: 7 growth stages; CONTAINS InterPro DOMAIN/s: Winged helix-turn-helix transcription repressor DNA-binding (InterPro:IPR011991), Transcription factor E2F/dimerisation partner (TDP) (InterPro:IPR003316), E2F Family (InterPro:IPR015633); BEST Arabidopsis thaliana protein match is: DP-E2F-like protein 3 (TAIR:AT3G01330.1); Has 936 Blast hits to 860 proteins in 115 species: Archae - 0; Bacteria - 0; Metazoa - 583; Fungi - 5; Plants - 220; Viruses - 0; Other Eukaryotes - 128 (source: NCBI BLink).): protein MDSLALAPQVYSRKDKSLGVLVANFLTLYNRPDVDLFGLDDAAAKLGVERRRIYDVVNILESIGLVARSGKNQYSWKGFGAVPRALSELKEEGMKEKFAIVPFVAKSEMVVYEKEGEESFMLSPDDQEFSPSPRPDNRKERTLWLLAQNFVKLFLCSDDDLVTFDSATKALLNESQDMNMRKKVRRLYDIANVFSSMKLIEKTHVPETKKPAYRWLGSKTIFENRFIDGSASLCDRNVPKKRAFGTELTNVNAKRNKSGCSKEDSKRNGNQNTSIVIKQEQCDDVKPDVKNFASGSSTPAGTSESNDMGNNIRPRGRLGVIEALSTLYQPSYCNPELLGLFAHYNETFRSYQEEFGREK, encoded by the exons ATGGATTCTCTCGCTCTCGCTCCCCAGGTTTACAGCCGCAAGGACAAATCTCTCGGCGTTCTTGTCGCCaa TTTCTTGACACTGTATAATCGTCCCGATGTTGATCTATTTGGGCTCGATGATGCCGCCGCGAAATTAG GAGTTGAACGTCGGCGTATTTATGATGTGGTCAATATATTGGAGAGTATTGGG CTTGTTGCAAGAAGTGGGAAGAATCAGTATTCGTGGAAAGGTTTTGGAGCTGTTCCTCGTGCTCTATCTGAACTCAAA GAAGAGGGAATGAAAGAGAAGTTTGCGATCGTCCCTTTTGTGGCCAAGTCAGAGATG GTCGTTTAtgagaaagaaggagaagaatcttTCATGTTATCTCCTGATGATCAAGAGTTCTCACCATCTCCCAGACCTG ACAACAGGAAGGAGAGAACTCTCTGGCTACTTGCACAGAACTTTGTGAAGCTGTTTTTATGCTCTGAT GATGATCTGGTAACATTTGATAGCGCTACAAAAGCATTGCTGAATGAGTCTCAGGATATGAATATGAGAA AGAAAGTTAGACGCCTTTACGACATTGCAAATGTGTTTTCCTCAATGAAGCTAATCGAGAAG ACTCATGTCCCAGAGACTAAGAAGCCGGCATATAGGTGGTTGGGATCTAAAACCATATTTGAAAACAGATTCATTGATGGTTCTGCAAGCTTATGTGATCGTAATGTGCCTAAAAAGCGGGCATTTGGGACCGAACTCACAAACGTTAAcgcaaagagaaacaaatcagGTTGTTCTAAAGAAGACAGCAAGCGTAATGGAAATCAAAACACAAGCATTGTTATCAAGCAAGAACAATGTGATGATGTGAAACCGGACGTGAAGAATTTTGCCTCTGGATCATCCACTCCTGCAGGCACTTCTGAGAGTAACGATATGGGAAACAACATTAGGCCAAGAGGTAGACTTGGAGTTATCGAAGCCCTTTCTACTCTTTACCAACCATCATATTGCAATCCTG AGTTACTTGGTCTTTTTGCGCATTACAACGAGACATTTAGGTCATATCAAGAAGAGTTTGGTCGGGAGAAATGA
- the DEL2 gene encoding DP-E2F-like 2: MKEKFAIVPFVAKSEMVVYEKEGEESFMLSPDDQEFSPSPRPDNRKERTLWLLAQNFVKLFLCSDDDLVTFDSATKALLNESQDMNMRKKVRRLYDIANVFSSMKLIEKTHVPETKKPAYRWLGSKTIFENRFIDGSASLCDRNVPKKRAFGTELTNVNAKRNKSGCSKEDSKRNGNQNTSIVIKQEQCDDVKPDVKNFASGSSTPAGTSESNDMGNNIRPRGRLGVIEALSTLYQPSYCNPELLGLFAHYNETFRSYQEEFGREK; encoded by the exons ATGAAAGAGAAGTTTGCGATCGTCCCTTTTGTGGCCAAGTCAGAGATG GTCGTTTAtgagaaagaaggagaagaatcttTCATGTTATCTCCTGATGATCAAGAGTTCTCACCATCTCCCAGACCTG ACAACAGGAAGGAGAGAACTCTCTGGCTACTTGCACAGAACTTTGTGAAGCTGTTTTTATGCTCTGAT GATGATCTGGTAACATTTGATAGCGCTACAAAAGCATTGCTGAATGAGTCTCAGGATATGAATATGAGAA AGAAAGTTAGACGCCTTTACGACATTGCAAATGTGTTTTCCTCAATGAAGCTAATCGAGAAG ACTCATGTCCCAGAGACTAAGAAGCCGGCATATAGGTGGTTGGGATCTAAAACCATATTTGAAAACAGATTCATTGATGGTTCTGCAAGCTTATGTGATCGTAATGTGCCTAAAAAGCGGGCATTTGGGACCGAACTCACAAACGTTAAcgcaaagagaaacaaatcagGTTGTTCTAAAGAAGACAGCAAGCGTAATGGAAATCAAAACACAAGCATTGTTATCAAGCAAGAACAATGTGATGATGTGAAACCGGACGTGAAGAATTTTGCCTCTGGATCATCCACTCCTGCAGGCACTTCTGAGAGTAACGATATGGGAAACAACATTAGGCCAAGAGGTAGACTTGGAGTTATCGAAGCCCTTTCTACTCTTTACCAACCATCATATTGCAATCCTG AGTTACTTGGTCTTTTTGCGCATTACAACGAGACATTTAGGTCATATCAAGAAGAGTTTGGTCGGGAGAAATGA